The Gouania willdenowi chromosome 20, fGouWil2.1, whole genome shotgun sequence genome window below encodes:
- the LOC114482167 gene encoding homeodomain-interacting protein kinase 3-like isoform X1 → MWGVGCTLAFLYLNDHLFPFHCEYLMMKCMVQMLGMPSKYHLRFGMYSQRFFCKEDEFGTQWRLLTPEEYSSRNKKKAEEWPKSRAHFSSLDDLLYISEVEDAEEMEDRKVFIDFLKELLHLDGDLRISPVEALQHPFITGSYLSQPRSQTAENKMDDITLASGQDGQI, encoded by the exons ATGTGGGGAGTGGGCTGTACGCTGGCCTTTCTCTACCTCAATGATCATCTCTTTCCTTTCCACTGTGAATACCTCATG ATGAAGTGCATGGTGCAGATGCTGGGCATGCCGTCGAAATACCACCTCCGCTTTGGCATGTACAGCCAGAGATTCTTTTGTAAAGAGGATGAATTTGGCACACAATGGAGGCTGCTG ACCCCAGAAGAATACTCAtcgagaaacaaaaagaaagcagaGGAGTGGCCCAAATCTCGTGCTCATTTCTCATCATTGGATGACCTGCTCTAT atCTCTGAAGTAGAGGATGCTGAAGAAATGGAAGACAGGAAGGTGTTCATCGACTTCCTAAAAGAGTTGTTACATCTGGATGGGGATCTGAGAATCTCTCCTGTTGAGGCTCTTCAGCATCCCTTTATCACAGGGTCATACCTGAGCCAGCCCAGGAGCCAGACAGCAGAGAATA AAATGGATGACATTACTCTTGCATCTGGCCAAGATGGGCAAATTTAG
- the LOC114482167 gene encoding homeodomain-interacting protein kinase 3-like isoform X2: MKCMVQMLGMPSKYHLRFGMYSQRFFCKEDEFGTQWRLLTPEEYSSRNKKKAEEWPKSRAHFSSLDDLLYISEVEDAEEMEDRKVFIDFLKELLHLDGDLRISPVEALQHPFITGSYLSQPRSQTAENKMDDITLASGQDGQI; encoded by the exons ATGAAGTGCATGGTGCAGATGCTGGGCATGCCGTCGAAATACCACCTCCGCTTTGGCATGTACAGCCAGAGATTCTTTTGTAAAGAGGATGAATTTGGCACACAATGGAGGCTGCTG ACCCCAGAAGAATACTCAtcgagaaacaaaaagaaagcagaGGAGTGGCCCAAATCTCGTGCTCATTTCTCATCATTGGATGACCTGCTCTAT atCTCTGAAGTAGAGGATGCTGAAGAAATGGAAGACAGGAAGGTGTTCATCGACTTCCTAAAAGAGTTGTTACATCTGGATGGGGATCTGAGAATCTCTCCTGTTGAGGCTCTTCAGCATCCCTTTATCACAGGGTCATACCTGAGCCAGCCCAGGAGCCAGACAGCAGAGAATA AAATGGATGACATTACTCTTGCATCTGGCCAAGATGGGCAAATTTAG